From Nicotiana tabacum cultivar K326 chromosome 15, ASM71507v2, whole genome shotgun sequence, the proteins below share one genomic window:
- the LOC142169585 gene encoding uncharacterized protein LOC142169585: MEEDIVTQSKVEEKIGSRRSESEKRSGKNRYEPYIGPSGREARYKFKNVRADHRFANRDSGSSSSRFRKDRGERNRDANTNARIGDYNFNVSTSELVTVLRSMGDKGYLTELFSEKGKQAYMKNRQEPPKPPSPKGTVNVINGGVEVNGVTYTVAKKTTKFTVTHGKRTHPTLEDGNITFDDADSNGLMIPHNDALVISLVIHDTNIKRFLIDPGSSVNIILLRVVNEMLMGDRVVPKARSLSGFDNSTVITKGEIELSTYAEGVIKETKFQVIDTDMAYNVILGRPWIHDMDVVPSTLHQVIKFPSKWGVQQIRGDQKASKSINSVKQPSQKDTSASQKDAGTSEKDTVNQILIEIVSKQTDVDSRPDVIQEPEENENIKIMIEELEAVPLFEQWPDRIIHIGARLNPDRRDPSFIPVKQKKRKQGSFKNKVIDEEVQKLLKNDSIREVKYRNWLANTVVVPKKNSKWRVCVDYTDLNKACRKDSFPLSHIDQLIDATAGHELLSFLDAYSGYNQIKMDPLDEEKTSFITNRGTYYYKVMPFGLKIVGATYQRLVTKMFHEHLGKTMEVNIDDMLVKSTQAEDHFQHLSTTFEILRRYNMKLNPEKCAFGVASGKFLGFLISNRGIEVNLAQIKAIKEIPDIFISKKEVQRLTGRIAALGRFISRSSEKSVKFFSVLKKQNQFEWTKECRQSLKDLKAYLTNPPLLSKPRDGERLFVYLAVAEVDISAVLVREDKDAETRYPHLEKLALALVMAARKLRPYFQCHPISVITACPLRNILHKQESSGRLANWAIEISEYDIIYQPRTAIKSQVLADFVADFNTKIIPEVEKELQFFTGANPGTWTLFTDGSSNVKGAGLGIILIPPSGESIRQAIKYYPITNNEAEYEAVITGLEIARELSIEQIMIKNDSQLVVNQMQGTYTTREARMQQYLEKARELVRQFQSWKIVQIPREENAEADTLANLASVAEVTSE; the protein is encoded by the exons ATGGAAGAAGATATCGTAACTCAGTCAAAGGTTGAAGAAAAAATAGGTTCGAGGCGGTCAGAATCTGAGAAGAGGTCCGGCAAGAATAGGTACGAGCCGTATATAGGACCTTCGGGGCGAGAAGCTCGTTACAAATTCAAAAACGTGCGGGCTGATCACAGATTCGCAAATAGAGATTCAGGTTCGTCATCGTCGAGATTCAGAAAAGATCGAGGTGAACGTAACAGAGATGCTAATACAAACGCAAGGATTGGGGACTACAATTTTAACGTGAGTACCTCCGAGTTGGTcactgttttaagaagcatgggggATAAG GGCTATCTGACGGAATTGTTCAGCGAGAAAGGCAAACAAGCTTacatgaaaaataggcaagagcccCCAAAACCTCCGTCTCCAAAGGGAACAGTAAATGTGATAAACGGCGGAGTAGAAGTCAACGGCGTAACCTATACAGTTGCGAAGAAAACAACAAAGTTCACAGTAACTCACGGGAAGCGAACTCACCCAACTTTGGAAGACGGCAACATAACCTTTGATGATGCAGATTCCAATGGATTAATGATTCCTCACAACGATGCGCTGGTAATATCTTTAGTTATACATGATACTAATATAAAACGATTTTTGATTGACCCAGGTAGCTCTGTGAATATCATTCTATTACGAGTGGTGAACGAAATGCTGATGGGTGATCGTGTAGTTCCAAAAGCACGTTCCTTATCTGGGTTTGATAACTCAACCGTTATTACAAAGGGCGAGATTGAACTAAGCACATACGCAGAAGGGGTCATCAAAGAAAcaaaatttcaagtgatagacacgGATATGGCCTATAATGTGATTCTTGGGAGGCCGtggattcatgatatggatgttgtgCCATCCACATTACATCAGGTTATCAAATTCCCTTCAAAATGGGGAGTTCAACAGATTCGAGGAGATCAAAAAGCTTCAAAGAGCATCAATTCGGTGAAACAGCCAAGTCAAAAAGATACGAGTGCAAGTCAAAAAGATGCGGGTACAAGTGAGAAAGATACGGTAAATCAaattttaatagaaattgtaTCAAAACAAACAGACGTGGACTCCAGACCAGATGTAATTCAAGAGCCAGAGGAGAacgaaaatattaaaataatgatTGAGGAGCTTGAAGCTGTTCCACTATTCGAACAATGGCCAGATCGAATAATTCATATCGGAGCAAGGTTAAACCCAGATAggagag atccatcattcATACCTGTCAAACAAAAAAAGAGGAAGCAGGGATCATTCAAAAATAAAGTGATCGATGAAGAGGTACAGAAACTCTTAAAGAATGATTCAATACGCGAGGTAAAATATCGtaattggttagctaatactgtgGTAGTTCCAAAAAAGAACAGTAAATGGAGAGTTTGTGTGGATTACACTGACTTAAATAAAGCATGCCGGAAGGATTCATTCCCTTTATCGcatatagatcaattgattgatgctaCTGCAGGCCACGAATTATTAAGCTTTCTAGATGCGTATTCTggttataatcaaataaaaatggacCCCTTAgacgaagaaaaaacttcatttattacAAACAGGGGGACTTATTATTACAAAgtcatgccttttggcttgaaaatTGTTGGAGCTACGTATCAGAGGTTGGTGACCAAGATGTTTCATGAACACCTGGGGAAGACGATGGAAGTgaacattgatgatatgttggttaaatcTACACAAGCGGAAGATCATTTTCAACATCTTTCAACTACCTTCGAGATCCTCCGTAGATATAATATGAAACTGAACCCAGAAAAGTGCGCTTTTGGCGTAGCTTCAGGTAAGTTTCTAGGCTTTCTCATATCTAATAGAGGAATTGAAGTAAATCTTGCACAGATTAAAGCTATTAAAGAAATACCTGATATATTCATAAGCAAAAAAGAGGTACAAAGATTGACAGGTAGGATTGCAgctttgggaagattcatttcaaGATCTTCAGAGAAAAGCGTTAAATTCTTTTCAGTATTGAAGAAGCAAAATCAGTTTGAATGGACTAAGGAATGTCGACAATCCCTCAAAGATTTGAAGGCATACTTAACAAATCCTCCCTTATTGTCTAAACCAAGGGATGGAGAAAGACTATTTGTATATCTTGCAGTTGCAGAAGTAGATATAAGTGCAGTTTTAGTAAGGGAGgacaaag atgctgaaactagatatcctcaTCTAGAGAAACTAGCTTTAGCATTAGTCATGGCAGCTAGGAAATtaagaccatattttcaatgccatcctatCTCTGTAATAACTGCATGTCCATTAaggaatattttgcataaacaagaaTCGTCAGGCAGACTAGCCAATTGGGCAATAGAAATAAGTGAATATGACATTATTTATCAACCTAGAACAGCAATAAAGTCTCAAGTTTTAGCAGATTTCGTCGCAgattttaatacaaaaataattcctGAAGTAGAAAAGGAATTACAATTTTTTACTGGAGCTAATCCAGGTACGTGGACTTTATTTACCGATGGCTCTTCAAATGTAAAAGGAGCCGGTTTAGGTATTATCTTAATCCCACCCTCAGGTGAAAGTATAAGACAAGCAATTAAATATTACCCtattactaacaatgaagcagagtatgaagctgtaaTTACAGGTTTGGAAATAGCACGAGAACTCTCCATTGAGCAAATCATGATTAAAAATGACTCTCAACTGGTAGTCAATCAGATGCAGGGGACTTACACTACTAGAGAGGCACGAATGCAACAATACTTGGAAAAGGCACGAGAACTGGTCAGGCAATTCCAATCATGGAAGATCGTGCAAATACCcagggaagaaaatgcagaagcagacaCGTTGGCTAACCTTGCTTCAGTTGCAGAAGTAACGAGTGAATAA